Genomic segment of Triticum dicoccoides isolate Atlit2015 ecotype Zavitan unplaced genomic scaffold, WEW_v2.0 scaffold79288, whole genome shotgun sequence:
ACagttggaatttttcattacatGATATCGTCTTGACTTGCGCCAAGTGCGCTGCGAAGCAGCTTTAGACTTACCCCATGATCCATGTCACTGCATACAGAACTTTATGTTGTTAACGTGCAGAACTCTATTGCACATCGGGGAAATAGCGGATGGGGAGGGGGGGTCGGCGTGCTCACCGGTATGCTGGGTCGCGCAAAATGGAAAATATCTTATCCTCAAAGCTGCAATCTTCTGGTATCTGGCTCGGAGCAATCTGATACCTTGGCATGACGGTTGATGCCGACGGGGTGGCAACGGAATTTTCCTGAAGCTTAATATACACAGTTTTTCAGTTAGAGACGATGGAATAATAAGCAAGATGAAGTAGATAAAGTGATGGGTTAGCAACTCAAACCTTTAGTCTGCTCTGCTTAGAAATATCGATATGGGCCTTGATGCAGTAGATAAAGTGATGGGTTATATCATTGAAGTTCTTTACGGTCCTGGCATATAGAAATTGAAGACAATATGCAATCAAGCACACTGATAATGAAAAATTCATGCATTTTGGAAATTTGGAGACTAACAACTCGATCATTCACCTGACCATGTAGGCTTTGATTTGGAAAAATTGCTCCAAACTGGTAGCCCTCCCAACAACACGTACATACATGCCTTCGCTGTTTGTAAGAAGAAAATGAGTGAGAAGGTATGATGTGAACATAACTGCAATGGAATAACCGAAGGTGTTAATAATGAAAAATATGTGCTGACTTGAACGACCAAGCATCCTTGGAGTCTTGACGGCCATCAAACCTGGTGTCAACAAGG
This window contains:
- the LOC119347896 gene encoding replication protein A 32 kDa subunit B-like isoform X1: MHHSVICYFIVLVCCHDQSFQILNRRDKWPNVVKMAPLLRTLQTAPSSLRPLTIKMLLDSFFEDTERYPLIIDGMPVSSVDLIGMVRNKSLSMDHCTFGLYDGTGSVNVYFWFDGRQDSKDAWSFNEGMYVRVVGRATSLEQFFQIKAYMVRTVKNFNDITHHFIYCIKAHIDISKQSRLKLQENSVATPSASTVMPRYQIAPSQIPEDCSFEDKIFSILRDPAYRDMDHGVSLKLLRSALGASQDDIMKVIIEQIRLGEMYTTIDERHFKSSN
- the LOC119347896 gene encoding replication protein A 32 kDa subunit B-like isoform X7; its protein translation is MHHSVICYFIVLVCCHDQSFQILNRRDKWPNVVKMAPLLRTLQTAPSSLRPLTIKMLLDSFFEDTERYPLIIDGMPVSSVDLIGMVRNKSLSMDHCTFGLYDGTGSVNVYFWFDGRQDSKDAWSFNEGMYVRVVGRATSLEQFFQIKAYMVRTVKNFNDITHHFIYCIKAHIDISKQSRLKLQENSVATPSASTVMPRYQIAPSQIPEDCSFEDKIFSILRDPAYRDMDHGVSLKLLRSALGASQDDIIK
- the LOC119347896 gene encoding uncharacterized protein LOC119347896 isoform X4, which translates into the protein MHHSVICYFIVLVCCHDQSFQILNRRDKWPNVVKMAPLLRTLQTAPSSLRPLTIKMLLDSFFEDTERYPLIIDGMPVSSAWSETNHSAWITARSAYMMALGPLMYTSGLMAVKTPRMLGRSTKACMYVLLGGLPVWSNFSKSKPTWTVKNFNDITHHFIYCIKAHIDISKQSRLKENSVATPSASTVMPRYQIAPSQIPEDCSFEDKIFSILRDPAYRDMDHGVSLKLLRSALGASQDDIMKVIIEQIRLGEMYTTIDERHFKSSN
- the LOC119347896 gene encoding uncharacterized protein LOC119347896 isoform X3, producing the protein MHHSVICYFIVLVCCHDQSFQILNRRDKWPNVVKMAPLLRTLQTAPSSLRPLTIKMLLDSFFEDTERYPLIIDGMPVSSAWSETNHSAWITARSAYMMALGPLMYTSGLMAVKTPRMLGRSTKACMYVLLGGLPVWSNFSKSKPTWTVKNFNDITHHFIYCIKAHIDISKQSRLKLQENSVATPSASTVMPRYQIAPSQIPEDCSFEDKIFSILRDPAYRDMDHGVSLKLLRSALGASQDDIMKVIIEQIRLGEMYTTIDERHFKSSN
- the LOC119347896 gene encoding replication protein A 32 kDa subunit B-like isoform X8, whose translation is MAPLLRTLQTAPSSLRPLTIKMLLDSFFEDTERYPLIIDGMPVSSVDLIGMVRNKSLSMDHCTFGLYDGTGSVNVYFWFDGRQDSKDAWSFNEGMYVRVVGRATSLEQFFQIKAYMVRTVKNFNDITHHFIYCIKAHIDISKQSRLKLQENSVATPSASTVMPRYQIAPSQIPEDCSFEDKIFSILRDPAYRDMDHGVSLKLLRSALGASQDDIMKVIIEQIRLGEMYTTIDERHFKSSN
- the LOC119347896 gene encoding replication protein A 32 kDa subunit B-like isoform X5, encoding MANRANSTPELFTGQVIMDPRPNSSGTSSINTAPSSLRPLTIKMLLDSFFEDTERYPLIIDGMPVSSVDLIGMVRNKSLSMDHCTFGLYDGTGSVNVYFWFDGRQDSKDAWSFNEGMYVRVVGRATSLEQFFQIKAYMVRTVKNFNDITHHFIYCIKAHIDISKQSRLKLQENSVATPSASTVMPRYQIAPSQIPEDCSFEDKIFSILRDPAYRDMDHGVSLKLLRSALGASQDDIMKVIIEQIRLGEMYTTIDERHFKSSN
- the LOC119347896 gene encoding uncharacterized protein LOC119347896 isoform X6; its protein translation is MANRANSTPELFTGQVIMDPRPNSSGTSSINTAPSSLRPLTIKMLLDSFFEDTERYPLIIDGMPVSSAWSETNHSAWITARSAYMMALGPLMYTSGLMAVKTPRMLGRSTKACMYVLLGGLPVWSNFSKSKPTWTVKNFNDITHHFIYCIKAHIDISKQSRLKLQENSVATPSASTVMPRYQIAPSQIPEDCSFEDKIFSILRDPAYRDMDHGVSLKLLRSALGASQDDIMKVIIEQIRLGEMYTTIDERHFKSSN
- the LOC119347896 gene encoding replication protein A 32 kDa subunit B-like isoform X9 encodes the protein MLLDSFFEDTERYPLIIDGMPVSSVDLIGMVRNKSLSMDHCTFGLYDGTGSVNVYFWFDGRQDSKDAWSFNEGMYVRVVGRATSLEQFFQIKAYMVRTVKNFNDITHHFIYCIKAHIDISKQSRLKLQENSVATPSASTVMPRYQIAPSQIPEDCSFEDKIFSILRDPAYRDMDHGVSLKLLRSALGASQDDIMKVIIEQIRLGEMYTTIDERHFKSSN